A window of the Pararge aegeria chromosome 2, ilParAegt1.1, whole genome shotgun sequence genome harbors these coding sequences:
- the LOC120631961 gene encoding mitochondrial enolase superfamily member 1-like translates to MPFPSKNGLKITQIDVNDVRFPTSLGGHGSDALHTDPNYSCAYVTTTTENGKQGFGLTFTCGRGTEIVVLTVRAMKKFILGRNAAEIFADFAGFWRAITNDSQMRWLGPEKGVVHLAVAAILNSLWDLWARLENKPLWRLLVDLTPEELVSTIDFRYITDVITKDEAIKLLKDKLARKDEKVKELSEKGYPAYTTQVGWMGYSDALVKELCDKYLDLGFQHFKVKVGLNLEDDIRRCTAVRKYIGDDKVLMVDANQAWSVGEAIEWMKKLAPLKPMWIEEPTSPDDVLGHAAISKALRPYGIGVATGEMCANRVMFKQFLQSGGMQYCQIDSARIGGVNEILSVYLMAEKLKVKVCPHAGGVGLCEMVQHLQFWDYACVSGTMEGRLIEYVDQQHEHFYDPCVVENARYLAPKLPGYSTKMLPETLKKFSYPKGSEWQHMFKEGIFPRPDEAELVNV, encoded by the exons ATGCCATTTCCGAGTAAAAACGGTTTAAAAATCACCCAAATCGATGTTAATGATGTGAGGTTCCCGACTTCCCTTGGAGGACATGGGTCAGACGCTTTG CACACGGATCCCAATTACTCCTGTGCATATGTGACCACGACCACGGAGAATGGCAAGCAAGGCTTTGGGCTCACGTTCACATGCGGTCGCGGCACTGAAATCGTGGTGCTCACGGTCCGGGCCATGAAGAAGTTCATCCTAGGTCGCAACGCGGCGGAGATCTTTGCAGATTTTGCTGGCTTTTGGCGCGCGATTACTAACGATTCTCAAATGAGATGG cTCGGTCCTGAAAAAGGAGTGGTACACCTGGCTGTGGCAGCTATACTGAACTCTTTATGGGATTTATGGGCCAGACTTGAAAACAAACCTTTATGGCGACTATTGGTTGATTTAACACCCGAG GAATTGGTATCAACTATAGACTTTCGTTACATAACTGACGTGATAACTAAAGATGaagctataaaattattaaaagacaaACTTGCTCGTAAAGACGAAAAAGTAAAAGAATTGTCGGAGAAAGGATATCCGGCCTATACGACTCAAGTTG GTTGGATGGGTTACAGCGATGCACTTGTAAAAGAACTATGTGACAAATATTTAGATCTGGGGTTCCAACATTTCAAAGTGAAAGTAGGACTTAATTTGGAAGACGACATTCGAAGATGTACTGCCGTACGCAAATACatcggcgacgacaaagtactg ATGGTAGACGCAAATCAAGCGTGGAGCGTTGGAGAAGCTATCGAATGGATGAAGAAACTAGCGCCCTTAAAACCGATGTGGATTGAGGAGCCCACTTCACCAGATGACGTGTTAGGTCATGCCGCAATATCAAAAGCTTTAAG GCCTTACGGTATAGGAGTGGCGACGGGCGAAATGTGTGCGAACCGCGTTATGTTCAAGCAGTTCCTACAAAGTGGCGGCATGCAGTACTGCCAAATCGACTCAGCTCGCATTGGCGGCGTTAACGAGATTCTCTCTGTTTACCTCATGGCTGAGAAACTTAAAG TGAAAGTGTGCCCCCATGCGGGAGGCGTTGGTCTCTGCGAGATGGTGCAGCATCTACAGTTTTGGGACTACGCTTGCGTGTCAGGTACTATGGAAGGGCGACTTATCGAGTACGTGGATCAACAGCATGAACACTTCTACGACCCGTGCGTTGTGGAAAACGCTAGATATCTAGCTCCTAAG TTACCGGGATACAGTACAAAAATGCTCCCGGAAACACTTAAGAAATTCTCCTATCCCAAGGGGAGCGAATGGCAGCATATGTTCAAGGAAGGAATATTCCCAAGGCCTGATGAAGCCGAACTTGTCAacgtgtaa
- the LOC120631982 gene encoding uncharacterized protein LOC120631982, with protein sequence MTSKLSAKFFEIFRNLKSDAIPRPPRPSESCPQDNSEPEAQNENVDYTDNQNIFAEQDGHKKGKKKPKYKKSYSMPNPDMPEEEDRRGSNASSTVNTQATGNVINIVNSNNVRCGNELIYYMGPVYGHRGQSNTSANYDEEEPVEKTNLITLLLEANNKPEHDYIDYISKHLGKNWHSFFRRLGYKQGTIETAEIDMAKHGVAEARYKLLLDWIRNDSDGTLGKLANALWEDGERQIVKELAAMYNKTT encoded by the exons ATGACCAGCAAGTTAAGTGCTAAGTTCTTCGAAATATTCCGGAATCTTAAGTCCGACGCGATACCTAGGCCACCTCGGCCGAGTGAATCATGCCCGCAAGATAACTCCGAGCCAGAAGCGCAGAATGAAAATGTAGATTACACGGACAACCAAAATATATTTGCCGAACAAGATGGTCACAAGAAAggcaagaagaagcccaaataCAAGAAATCTTATTCAATGCCAAATCCAGATATGCCAGAGGAAGAAGACAGGCGGGGAAGTAACGCAAGCAGCACAGTCAACACTCAAG cTACGGGGAATGTTATCAACATTGTGAACTCCAACAATGTTCGCTGCGGGAATGAACTTATTTACTACATGGGTCCTGTTTATGGCCACCGTGGTCAGTCAAACACATCTGCAAATTATGATGAAGAGGAACCTGTTGAGAAGACTAATCTAATTACACTCTTGTTGGAGGCTAAtaataag CCGGAACACGATTATATAGATTACATATCAAAGCATTTGGGCAAGAACTGGCACAGTTTCTTCAGGCGATTGGGATATAAGCAGGGTACAATAGAAACTGCTGAAATTGACATGGCCAAACATGGAGTAGCAGAG gctCGCTATAAGCTGCTACTCGATTGGATACGTAATGACAGTGATGGTACACTGGGTAAGTTAGCAAATGCTCTTTGGGAGGATGGTGAAAGGCAGATTGTTAAAGAGTTGGCTGCAATGTACAATAAAACCACATAA
- the LOC120632508 gene encoding mitochondrial import receptor subunit TOM40 homolog 2-like, which produces MNRTESGPKFYIPTLSDLLKLTKTKTIYAKSNPNSPRKETLLPCPPDTAGGGDAPQVPKCACRVPDGTKSASDRGKTGAGVTGSRTGSTCKRDKELALPAGATNPGLLRHIHNAARYRLPQCFEGACVSVKQRTHNNWVLGHSMSFSSVTPGGYKVLLSYVDKTKAIGLPYFVMEAAPGGQMSCEIRVGPSKGTRATIVAQMADRELYSFESIFDAYFNNFTTSVIGVNKEFIALHYLQAITDQISLGAEVVARGQASELSSASGAARWVGEDHSVSATLGNRGLDLCYARAIKPFLTVSAMLEVGFAIRRAVATMAYEWHTDAWTVRGSVDSDGLVGATLQRALGGQNTQLACAISALLNHPNDKFRLGFGITGAII; this is translated from the exons ATGAACAGAACAGAAAGTGGACCCAAATTCTATATACCAACTCTATCAGATCTTCTCAAGTTAACTAAGACGAAAACTATATATGCAAAATCAAATCCTAACAGTCCTAGAAAAGAAACCCTTCTTCCCTGTCCACCTGATACTGCTGGTGGGGGAGACGCACCGCAGGTTCCAAAATGCGCATGCAGAGTCCCAGATGGCACAAAGTCTGCAAGCGATCGGGGAAAAACTGGAGCAGGTGTTACAGGATCTCGCACTGGTAGTACTTGCAAGAGGGATAAGGAATTGGCTCTGCCAGCTGGAGCCACTAACCCGGGGCTGCTCCGGCACATACATAACGCCGCCAGATACCGACTACCACAGTGCTTTGAAGGCGCTTGTGTGTCTGTGAAACAAAGGACCCACAATAACTGGGTACTCGGACATTCTATGTCGTTTAGCTCTGTTACTCCTGGTGGCtacaaagttttattatcaTACGTCGATAAAACGAAAGCAATAGGTTTGCCGTATTTTGTAATGGAAGCGGCACCAGGTGGACAAATGAGCTGCGAGATTCGTGTGGGACCGTCGAAGGGCACTAGAGCCACAATTGTAGCGCAAATGGCCGATCGAGAATTGTATAGTTTTGAAAGTATATTCGACGCATATTTCAACAATTTTACTACGTCTGTTATTGGTGTAAACAAAGAATTTATTGCTTTACATTACTTGCAG gCTATAACAGATCAGATATCACTTGGTGCGGAGGTAGTAGCTCGAGGACAAGCGTCGGAATTAAGCTCAGCGTCTGGCGCGGCGCGTTGGGTGGGTGAAGACCACTCCGTGAGCGCTACTCTTGGAAACAGGGGACTAGATCTGTGCTACGCACGAGCCATCAAGCCCTTTCTCACTGTCTCTGCTATGCTGGAG GTGGGGTTCGCAATCCGACGAGCTGTAGCTACGATGGCCTACGAGTGGCATACAGACGCTTGGACGGTGCGCGGTTCCGTGGATTCTGACGGACTAGTCGGGGCTACCCTCCAGAGAGCTTTGGGAGGCCAGAACACCCAACTAGCCTGCGCAATATCCGCTCTTCTCAACCATCCCAATGATAAATTCCGTCTTGGATTCGGGATCACTGGTGCTATTATTTAG